In Rhizobium oryzihabitans, one DNA window encodes the following:
- a CDS encoding DNA cytosine methyltransferase, which produces MKVVELFCGAGGMSLGLKRAGFDVVAAYDSMPDAVETYRTNIGDHVHQRDLSDLLSIIPDIVDLKPDLIAGGPPCQDFSVAGKRAEGKNARLTLAYAITVASVRPEWFIMENVVQAARSRSWAEARTMLKKACYGISECRVDFSYYNTPEARRRLIVVGRLGERDGFIEGAIADAATDVPKSVRREFTKAMGEMPTAENQWRPEYNLDIVVKGHIYTRPLRAGRAVRSVDEPYATITRTSGEPPSAALKAKYEAHPNDSAPLEDAAVGHQKFLSRIQGFPEGWKWCSKNKRRIMVMIANAVPPTAAEIIGKVILDRQTGKISPKTEERFMQWLVRGNQRSRATARNIKSSLGRARYMLFGRTFENEALEIAALESASGFEALSNGTKSELRQALRHYRAFENARNGNNPEPVQDGEERRRPRPIDLQELMRGVAPSMYHSEQGDAPDDVTDFHMMR; this is translated from the coding sequence ATGAAGGTTGTTGAACTTTTCTGTGGCGCGGGCGGTATGTCGCTTGGTCTCAAGCGCGCTGGCTTTGATGTCGTCGCTGCTTATGACAGCATGCCGGACGCGGTCGAGACCTACCGCACGAACATTGGCGACCACGTTCATCAGCGTGACCTGTCCGATCTTCTCAGCATTATCCCGGATATCGTGGACCTGAAACCCGACCTCATCGCGGGTGGCCCTCCATGTCAGGACTTCTCCGTGGCCGGCAAGCGTGCCGAGGGCAAGAACGCCAGACTGACCCTGGCATACGCGATCACCGTTGCGTCGGTGCGCCCTGAATGGTTCATCATGGAAAACGTCGTTCAGGCAGCGCGCTCCCGCTCGTGGGCCGAGGCGCGCACGATGTTGAAGAAAGCTTGCTACGGTATCTCAGAGTGCCGGGTCGATTTCTCCTACTACAATACGCCAGAGGCGCGACGTCGTCTGATCGTCGTGGGACGTCTCGGCGAACGCGATGGGTTCATTGAGGGCGCGATCGCGGATGCCGCCACCGACGTACCGAAATCCGTGCGGCGGGAATTCACCAAAGCGATGGGAGAAATGCCAACGGCAGAGAACCAGTGGCGACCGGAATACAATCTCGATATCGTCGTGAAAGGACACATCTACACGCGGCCGCTTCGCGCCGGCCGTGCCGTCCGCAGCGTTGATGAGCCCTATGCGACGATTACCAGAACATCGGGCGAGCCGCCCTCGGCAGCGCTGAAGGCCAAGTATGAGGCGCACCCGAATGACAGCGCTCCGCTGGAGGACGCAGCTGTTGGCCACCAGAAATTCCTGTCCCGTATCCAAGGGTTTCCAGAGGGTTGGAAATGGTGCTCGAAGAACAAACGCCGCATTATGGTGATGATCGCCAACGCCGTCCCGCCCACGGCCGCCGAAATCATCGGAAAAGTCATCCTCGACCGTCAGACGGGAAAGATTTCCCCGAAGACCGAGGAACGCTTCATGCAGTGGCTTGTTCGTGGCAACCAGCGCTCACGCGCAACCGCCCGCAACATCAAGTCGAGCCTTGGGCGTGCTCGCTATATGCTCTTTGGCCGCACCTTCGAGAATGAGGCCTTGGAGATCGCGGCCTTGGAAAGCGCGTCCGGTTTCGAAGCCCTGTCCAATGGCACCAAGTCCGAGCTTCGTCAGGCATTGCGCCACTACCGTGCCTTTGAGAATGCCCGCAACGGCAATAACCCGGAACCCGTGCAAGACGGAGAAGAGCGCCGTCGTCCGCGCCCGATCGATCTTCAGGAGTTGATGCGGGGCGTCGCTCCAAGCATGTACCATTCCGAGCAAGGTGATGCACCCGATGATGTCACGGACTTTCACATGATGCGTTGA